The DNA region ATGCATTTTCACCCGCCGTGTTTGTGTTTGGTAGTCGCAGCCGCAACAAAATCAAAATCCTGTATTGGGATAAAACCGGGTTCTGCCTGTGGTACAAGCGGCTGGAAAAAGATAAATTCAAATGGCCACGCCGGGGTGATGCTGTGTTATCACTGACTCACGAACAGTTTGATTGGCTGTTGCGCGGGTTAGATATTGAAAAGCTTCAACCACACACAGAAAAATATTTCTTCTCGGCGAATTAGTGCTATCAACCTGCGCAGGTTTTTTATAAGATGTGTGGATGGAAAACAAACCCGATCTTCTGCAAGAAAATATTGATCTGCAAAAAATAGTTGCCGATAAAGACGATATTATTTCAGCGCAGGAAAAATCCCTTCAAAACAAAGAAAAACGTATTCGTATTCTTGAAGAATATATCCTCTCGCTCCAGCAAAAACAATTTGGCAGCTCCAGTGAAAAGCAGGACGTGATCCAGTCGGAGCTGGTGTTTACCGAGGCGGAAGATACAGCGGAAGCTGAAGTCCCTGAGCAAGCCGATGCATTTGCCGATGCCACGGTGGTGGCAGAACACAAGCGCAAGAAAAAACGTGCATCTATTCCCAAAGAGTTACCCCGCATCGAGATTATCCATGATCTGCCCGAGGGTCAAAAATGTTGTCCGCACGATGGTGCTGAATTAAAACCTATCGGTTTTGAATCCCATGAACAATTGGACATTATTCCCGCCAGTGTTCGGGTGTTACATCACAAGCGTTTGAAATACGCTTGCCCGTGTTGCGAAAACTATCTTGTGACTGCAAGGAAACCTTCGCAACCCATTGAAAAAAGCATCGCCTCACCCGGCCTTCTGGCCCATATCGCCACGCAAAAATATGTGGATGCCTTACCGCTGTATCGCCAAACGGAGATCTTCAAACGTATTGGCGTGGAGATGGATCGTACGACACTTGCCAACTGGATGGTTCGCTGCGGCGCCATCGTACAACCATTGATTAATCTGATCCATGAAAGAATGTTGGAGCAAGCGATTCTTCATGCAGATGAAACGCGAGTGCAAGTATTGAATGAAACGGGGCGTGCGGCTGAAACGCAAAGCTTTATGTGGGTATTGCGCAGTACACAACCGGCTTGTGCAGCGGTGCTCTACCACTATGACCCCACACGCAGTGGTAAGGTGATCACGGAATTGCTGCATGATTTTGATGGCGCTCTCATGACCGACGGTTACGCGGCTTATAACGCACCCTGTGAAAAAAATAGTATTACCCATTTAGCCTGTTGGGCGCATGCGCGGCGAAAATTTATCGAGGCACAAAAAATCCAGAAGGCGGGAAAAACCGGCAAAGCAGATCAGGCGATTGCGTTTATCCAGCAGCTTTATGGAATAGAAAAATCGATAAAAGACAAAACGCCGGAAGAAAAATATCAGCTGAGGCAAACACAATCGCTGCCGATGTTACAAAAAATAAAAGCCTGGTTAGATAAAAGTATAGCCCATGCGCTACCACAATCGTTAATTGGAAAAGCGTTGCATTATCTGCATGAGCAATGGCCAAAATTGATTTGCTATGTGGAGTCGGGGGATTACCCGATAGATAACAATGCGGCGGAGAATGCCATTCGTCCGTTTGTGATTGGGCGTAAAAACTGGCTCTTCTCTGCCAGTCCCAAAGGGGCCGCAGCGAGTGCGAATTTATACAGCGTGATTGAAACGGCCAAAGCGAATGGACTTGAGCCCTATACCTATTTGCGAAAAGTCTTTTCTGAACTTCCGCAGGCTACGAGCCTTGAGCAAATCGAGGCATTGTTGCCATGGAATGTCAAAAGTGGTGTTGATTAGGCGCTTACGATTTTTCAGTACACCGGTACGATCATCATAGACATAAGTCACAACACCAGCACCACCGTTGTTACGCAATTCTTCTTTTACCTGACCGCGCGCGTTGACCGATACCGTTTTTTGCAAGACATCACCAGTGGCCAAATCCCTGATTTGCTCGCTATAACCATAAGCATTGAACAATGTGGTAGTCCCACTATTGCTGGAAACCAAGCCGTTCAATACGTCTCGCGTCTCATACACTCGACCGACAGAATCGTATTTCACCGAGTTGATATAGCCCTGGCTGTTATTGGGCAGATAGGTGACCGTATCCGTGACACGTGATGAATTATCATAGGTGTAGGTTTGGCAATAGTTGCTACCACCACACGTTTCATTTACTCCACCATAACTGGTTACTACGGCGGTAAGCCTGCCCTGGGTTTTTAGTTGGGCAGTTGATTCACCATAAACCTTGTCGTAATACCATTTGGTATGCGTATCTACAGCGCCGCCAGTAAATTTGTCTGTGCGGGTTACCATGCGCCCTAAGGCGTCATAATCCATAGACTGCACTTGTTTCTTGGTATCGGTTTGCTCAATCAGCTCTCCAAAATCGTTGTAGCGATAAAACCACCAACCAGCCAATTTAGATGAAGCCGGTGATGCCAGGTAATCGTCTACTTGATCACAAGCCACTGTCGCATTACCCAGAAAACCGCCCTTATCCGGATCATGCATGGCGATTTTTCGCCCCAAACCGTCATAACACATTTGCACTTTAACGGTCTTATTACTTGCCGCTGTTGTAGCACTGGTCAAATTACCCAGAGCATCATATCCATAGGGTAAACGCCTAACTAACCCCATCCTTGTAATTCCACGGTAATAATGCCTCGATCTGTTCGAGGCTTGTCGCATTGGGTAATTCAGTGAAGATTGTTTTTAAATACCCATAAGGCTCCAGCCCATTGGCCTTGGCGGTTTCAATCACACTGTATAAATTTGCACTCGCCGTGGCCCCTTTGGGACTTGTGGAGAATAGCCAGTTTTTTCGCCCAATCACAAACGGGCGGATTGCATTCTCCGCTGCATTGTTATCAATCGGATAATCCCCCGATTCCACATAGCGAACCAGCTTCGGCCATTGTTCATGCAAATAATGCAATGCCTTTCCAATCAACGATTGTGGCGGTGAATGTGCCAAGCTTTTATCCAGCCAGACTTTTATTTTTTGTAACACCGGCAGCGATTGTGTTTGTCTCAGTTGATATTTTTCTTCCGGCGTTTTGTCCTTAATCGCCTTTTCTATTCCATAGAGCTGCTGGATAAACGCAATCGCTTGATCTGCTTTACCGGTTTTTCCCTTCGCCTGGATTTTTTGTGCCTCGATAAACTTGCGACGCGCATGTGCCCAACAGGCTAAATGGGTAATACCCTTTTTTTCACAAGGTGCGTTGTAAGCTGCATAGCCATCGGTCATGAGTGCGCCATTAAAATCACGTAGCAATTCCGTGATTACTTTTCCACTGCGTGTCGGTTCGTAGCGATAAAGCACTGCTGCACACGTGGGTTGCGTACTGCGCAATACCCACATAAAACTCTGTGTTTCAGCCGCACGACCGGTTTCATTCAACACCTGCACACGCGTTTCATCCGCATGAAGAATCGTTTGTTCCAACATTCTTTCGTGCAGCAAGTTAATTAATGGCTGCACCAGGTTTCCACAACGGATCATCCAGTTGGCGAGTGTAGTGCGATCCATCTCCACACCAATACGTTTGAAAATGTCCGTCTGGCGATACAGCGGCATGGCATCTACATATTTTTGCGTGGCAATATGGGCCAACAGCCCGGGTGAGGCGATACTTTTTTCAATCGGTTGTGCGGGTTTCTTTGCGGTCACAAGATAGTTTTCGCAACAGGGGCAGGCGTATTTCAATCGTTTGTGATGTAACACCCGAACACTGGCGGGGATAATGTCTAATTGTTCGTGGGATTCAAAACCGATGGGTTTTAATAACGATCCATCGTGCGGACAGCATTTTTGATCCTCAGGCAGATCGTGGGTAATCTCGATACGATGTAGCTCTTTGGGAATGGATGCACGTTTCTTCTTGCGTTTATGCTCCGCTACAACAACCGTGTCATCGGCAAAGGCATCCACTTGTTCAGGGGCTTCGGCTTCCGCGGTATCCTCCGCTTCGGTAAAGACCAGCTCCGCTTGAAGCACTTCCTGCTTTTCACTGGAACTGCCAAATTGTTTTTGCTGAAGCGAGAGGATGTATTCCTCAAGGAGGCGAATGCGCTTTTCTTTGGCGTGAAGGGATTGTTCTTTTTCTTGAAGGGATCTCTCATGCAATGAAATAATGTCGTCTTTATTCGCAACTATTTTTTGCAGTTCGATATTTTCTTGCACAAGGTCAGAAATATTTTTCATGGGTATATTTTATAAAACCCATGCACAAGTTGATAGCACTAATTCGCCGAGAAGAAATATTTTTCTGTGTGTGGTTGAAGCTTTTCAATATCTAACCCGCGCAACAGCCAATCAAACTGTTCGTGAGTCAGTGATAACACAGCATCACCCCGGCGCGGCCATTTGAATTTGTCTTTTTCCAATCGTTTGTACCACAGACAAAACCCGGTTTTATCCCAGTAGAGGATTTTTATTTTATTGCGGGTGCGATTGCCAAACACAAACACGGATCGGGAAAATACCTCCAGTGCCATGGACTCCTGCACCAAGACACTCAACCCATTAATGGATTTGCGAAAATCCACCGGTTGCCGGTGTACGTATACCGGCACATCATCCCACTGGATCATGCCAACGCCCTGAGCAATTGGGCCAGCCACTGAGGTGGCGGTAGTGTGCCAAATTCAAGCTGGCCTACATGATGGCGAATGGTCAGTGATGCAGCCTTCACACCAGAAGCTTCGTGCGGTATTTTGGGCTTTACTTTTACACGAACAAAACCGGCTTCCTCTTTACTGGCCATCTTTGCCAATTGTTTGCGGCGCAAGCTGAAGTATTTGGGGCACAGCTCGTTCTGCTTACAAAAAACGGCTGCTGATACACCGCTGGCGTCGTGCTGCGCAAACAGTGCTCGCCATTGTTCTTCGTTACGTTTTTTCATAAGGCCTCCTGGTGAATTTAGGAAAAGTACCTTAGTAAAAAAACAATTAACTCGATAGATGGGGTTAGTTAGGCGCTTACTCCATAGGTAATAGTCCCACCCAGATGATCAGCTACCTTGACTACATGCCCCAGACTATTTTTTTCTTCAATACGTGTTTGCCCCAAGGCATTGGTAATGATGGTTTTATATCCGTCATAGACAGTTGTTGTGATACTGGTATCAGGTGCAATCAGCTTTACTACCCGCCCAAGCAAGTCATATTCAAATACCGACCAATAAACCGGGTCACCAGAGAAATAAGGTTCACTCTTGCGAGCAATGCGCCCCTGCCGGTCATACTCGGTATCGACGTAACTTTCCCTACCATCGAACATCACCCTGCTGGAACGAACAATCCGCTCCAGCCTGTCGAAGTAATCGGTTGACTTTCCTCCACCGCTGGCCAGGCTTTCTACGCGATACCTGGCTCCCGCTGGGCATACCACTGAGGAACCATCGCAGAATGCCCTGTTAACATGGCTCCAGGCGCCTGTGCTATCACTACGCTGATACTCCCTGCCATCGACGGTATAGAGAATATTGATCAGGACACCATTGGTATCCTTGATTTGCGTAGGCAGACCAAGTGTATTACGTGTAACAACGCCTGAAACCAAATTGCCTAAACTATCCTTTGTGGTCTCCACAAAACGCCTGCTTGAATCATAAACAGTTTCTGTTTTTCTGGTTTGTGGTACACCAGGTTTAACAGTGGCGGTCTTGCGTGCAACAGTGGGGTTACCCACATTATCGTATTCATAGGATACCGCCAGCTGATTAACACCTGGCTCTATGATTTCTGTCTTTAGCATACCCGGCCAGGTGTCCGATTGACCATAATATTCAAATTGGGATAGTCGAGTTACTGCTGGAGAATTATTTTTGGTGGTTTCAGTTCTCGTACTTTGTAAACGCCCCCGGCGCTTCTCCCAAACACTGGAGTAATAGGTGTTGAAGGTTGTTTTGACGGAGGTGTTAGCACTTCCTGATGCGATAGCCATTATCTTGGTAACATTGCCATACTCATCATAATCTGTATCGGTCTCGACAGTTTGTAAGCTCGCCCCCTGCGCCAGGCCATTATTATTAAGACCATAATTTACCTCTTTCACTTTATCCAGAAAGACACGATAAATCCCATTATTAGCCTCATCGCGTGCCGAAGCCCAAGTATTATCAGCCTCGGACAAAATGATGGGCTGACCTGCAACCAAATTGCCGCTATACACTTTTGTTTTCAGAGGCATTCCAAGATACGGCCAGTCCTGATGATAGGATGTTTCCGTTTGTATACCAGTTTGCAGATCTATTGTTGTTAATTTTTCAAACCCCAGGAAACCACGCCCGCCCGCCTGCGCCCGTGCATGATGGTAACGATATAAGGTACGCGCTTTAAACGCAGGATCATTTGCTGCCGGCATACTCCTGTCGACCGACGTAACCACATAGTTGGGACTCCCTACCACTTCCAATACGGGAATGGAATAGTCCGGCACAGGTGCTGAAGCACCAAGGTAGGAAAATGGGTTGTTCATTTGCTGGTAAAAGCCAACAACATCTACAGAATTACTAAAGGTTTTAATACAGGTAGTGATCGATTGATTGTAAGTTAATGGATAGCAAGAAGTTGTTATCTGTTGCGAACTATTAACCCCCCAGATTGTGGAGTAATGATCACCAGAAGCATTTAGCCTTTTATAATCAATAGATAACTCACGATTCAAGCCATCCACGACGCCAGTTAACAGCCAAGGTTTTTTATAGGAGTTTATACTTGGTAAAGATCTTTTAAGTGTAATGCGTGTATTGTTAGAGCCTGAAATCGGTGAAAGCTGAATGAGATCAATCCAACCATCACCTGTTGCATCCAGAAACTGGTAGGTATCGTCAGACGTGGTCTGGCCAGACAAAAGAGGATATTGGGTAGAAAAATAATCATAATCTTCAGTATGAGAATTCCACAAACCATACCTTATCATCTTGTTAAAAGTATCATTCCAAACAACATCCAAATATCCGTCCTGGTTAATATCAACACGCTGAACACCAGAAATAGATGTCGATGCAAAATTTACAGAGAAATTTATCGGGTCGGAAAATCCAGCGCCAGTGTTTAATTGAAAAGAATTACCACTAACTTTATCCGGCAATCCATCACCATTAATATCTATCGGTTTCTCTGCAGTAATAAAAGAAAAAAACTCAAAATCGGGACTATCGAACTCGCCTTTGGTAATAAAGATAGCATCAGCTGTTATTGTTGTTATTTGGGGAGGGTAGGTATTGTACTGTGTAACAGTCCTACGCAGCCTAAGAACAATATCCACTCTGCCGTCACCATTATAATCAGCAGATTTTTCCGGATATGAACTATCAATTGTCCATGGACTTGATGAAATGGCCGGAGGAACATTACCTAATGGAATGGTTAACTCTTTCATAAAGGAAAACTGATATCTCATGTTACTTGCATGAGACGCAGCATTATCCCTGGGAACAAGCTTATAAAGCTGCAGTTTTTTCGCACCATCAATAAAATAGGCATCCGTCAAGCCGTCGCCAGTAAGATCCACAAATCCAACATGCCTATTTTGAAAAGGAATTCCAGGAGCAATCCCAAAAGTCCACTCACCTGTAACCATCGGCTGAGCTACCAGAGCATGCCATCTATTATCATAACTTCTAACCAATAAGTCTTGGCGACCATCAGCATTGTAATCAATAACATGCAATGTGGTATCACTGGGCAAATTCCCATAAAAAACTCTTTCATAAGATTTTTGCAGGTATCCCACGCCAGTACCCAGTGCAAATTTGACAACATGCTTGTAAGCAAAGTCAGCTGCATTGATTGGATATTGACTAACCCATGCAATATCCAGAATTCCATCACCATTAATATCAAAAAATTTATAATCTATAAGATTTTCAACATCCAAACTACTGCCCCCGTTACTGGATATTTGGTAATCTCTTTCGGGCGTATACGAGAAGCTCATTCGTGGATAACAGTCAGTTCCAAAACATTCTTCAACCTGATCCAATCGTTCAGCCAGTGATTTAGCGGGTTTTGTTTGATAATAAAAATTATAGGTACGTTCCAAGGCATTATTGTTATAGGTTTTAATATTGGTCAGCTTCTTTGAATAACGATATGAATAACCACTGATGTAAACCCTATAGGTGTCAGTACGATCTGCATAGTCAAACACTATTGATGCTTTGGCATTAGTGCTGGTATTTACCTGGGCATAGGCATAATTAATTCGTTTGATACGCTGACCGGTGGTGTTATCACCTTCGTACACATAATCAATGCGGTTACCCAGATTATCCTTAAAACGACTTAATGCCCATGCCAGATTGGAAGTACCTGTAACCTTGGAATCAGCTGTACCGCCAAAGGTACTGGTTGAACCATCCTTTGCTTCCACCTCAAAATAATCAGGATTACCTGTCGCCCCCCCCTGGCAGTCACCACAACATAAGCGTCAATCTCGGTTTTATATGTACTTCCTGCCGCACCATAGCTGCCAGACACCAACATAAGTCGTTGTCCATTCAGACAAAAGCGATCACTCTCGCCCCAACTCAATGGAAATGCAGCAGAGTCTTGCAAAAGGGTCTGGCGACATCGGCTAATGCCACCTAAACCGCTTAGGTTCATACCATAACCCACTAATCCAGCCCCTCCCTGACTGCTGTAATTAATCGATAACTGCGGTGCAACACCTGCAACACCAGAGGGTGAAAGAATAGGAATGGTATAAGTGGCCGCCCCAGACTCATCGACACGAAAGCTACTCGCTGTTGCGCCAACAGGAACTACTGATCCAGAACTAGAGGGAGGTAAAGATTGGGCGCTAACATGAACACACCCAAGAATAAGAATAATAGTAGTGAAAAAATTAGCCCACGAAAACATTCTCGAAATCCTTGACTTATAGAAATTATAAAATTGATCAGGGGACTTAATCAGAAAGGCATAGCGGTAGATAAAACAACTTCCCCTGTTTTTATTCCTGCGGAAATTTACTATTGGCAACTAAGAACGTTAATATTAATCTCATATATAAATTAACAATTAGATTTTCTCTAACCATCTGCCATCCGATCCTGAGCCTTGCTTACACCGGTTTCCGGTTCTTGCATATCATCTGTGGGATCTACACCGGCATCATCGCCATCTTCTTCATCAACTTCCGGTGCTGGTGGCTCATTGAGCTGGCTTTCCTCGATCAGGATCGACTCCGGTGTTTGTATGCCTATGTGATAAGCCGCAAACCCCGGCAGCACTACCTGGTCCAGAGCCATCCCCAATACACGGCCATCATAGGGTGAGTAAATACTGGTACGGGCATTGGTGATGGGATCAGTCACGGTTCCCAGTAATTCGCCCTCTTTCACTCGCTTGCCCAAGGTGACTTTACTGAAAAGGATTCCGCTCTGGTTGGCCCGCACCCAAACGGATCGGTAATACACAGGGGCAATTCGGTTCCAGCGCCGCTGCTTGCCATACATACCCGTTTTGGCAAGCAGTGTATTAATCGCCGCAACACCGGCAACGACAACATCACTTTGCATTGCCATAGGCTCACCCGCTTCCAGTGTCACTGAGGGAATGCCAGCGCGCACGGCGGCAGCACGCAAGGAATTGGGATTGCCGCGACTGTTTAACACCGCAATATCGCCAAAACTTTGCGCAAGGCGTGCGACATTCTCATCGGCCAGGTCAGCCCTTAATTGTGGCAAGTTGGTGCGGTGAAACGAGCCGGTATGCAGATCCACTAATGCATCACAGTGAGTGATTACACGGGTAAAAAATGAATGGGCAAGCCGGGATGCAGAACTGCCATAGGTATTACCGGGAAAATAGCGGTTCCAGTCGCGGCGATCGGGCAAATAGCGGGAATTACGACGAAACCCCATGATATTTGCCACAGGAACACCAATGATCGTCCCCGTTAATTTGGAAGGTTCGATACTAAAAACCACTTGGCGAATCATCTCGATGCCATTCAACTCATCGCCGTGAATGGCACCAACCAAGCAGAGTGTTTTTCCCGGGCTTGCACCATTCACCACCAGAACCGGTGTTGCTTCACTAAAGCCACCAACCGCAACATCGGAATTCCAGGTTAGGCGAACATAACTATTAGGGTTGATTTGTGTATCCAGGATTGTTTTAGTGCCCAGCAAGGTTTCCATATCAACCAACTTGTTGACCTCAGGCACTTCAGCTGCAAGGCCAGCGTCACTTGAGTTAACAGAACCATCAACTGATGATACAGATGAAACACTGGATGCAGCTTGTGCGAGCGGGTTTTCTACAGGGCTTACCGCCGATGAAGCGTAACCATCAACACTGGAAGATGCATTGGCAAGACTGCTACTCGCATGTACCGATGCAGTGGTACCTGCTGCCGCAAGGGTCAGCATTTCCAGTTTTTGCTGCGGCTCTTGTGCAATAACCTGTGTCGCCACAGAAGATGCCTGGAGCAGTTCCTTGCTATCAGAAGCAACTGCCGTTTCCGTAGTTACCGCAACAGCCTCAGGGGTTTGGTTTACCGATGGAATGGACAGAGAGGGTTCATCAACAGCGGCAGATGCATTAACAGATGACTCCGCGGCAGAAACCATTGCCAATCCAAATCCGACAACAAAACACAAGCTCGTATTAATAAAAGACAGAATTCTTGGCATAAACAGGTCACAGAAGAATTTATTGTTACCGCCTGGCACAACACCAGGCGGTCAGACAGCTTCCTGCCATATTTATTCCCATTCAATGGTAGCGGGCGGTTTGCTCGATACGTCATAGCACACACGCGACACACCGGAAATTTCATTGATAATCCGATTGGACACTTTTTCCAACAGTTCGTAAGGCAGGTGAGCCCAGCGCGCTGTCATAAAGTCGACCGTCTCTACCGCGCGCAGTGATATGACCCATTCATAACGGCGACCATCACCGACAACACCAACCGACTTGACCGGCAGGAAGACAGCAAATGCCTGGGAAGTTTTGTGGTACCAATCGGCTGCGCGCAACTCCTCCAGAAAAATAGCATCAGCTTCGCGCAGAATATCGGCATATTCTTTTTTCACTTCGCCAAGAATACGTACCCCCAAACCCGGGCCCGGGAATGGATGGCGGTACACCATGTCATAGGGCAGGCCCAACTCCAAGCCAATAGCGCGGACCTCATCTTTAAAAAGTTCACGCAGGGGCTCCACCAATTTAAAGGCCATGTCTTCCGGCAAACCACCGACATTATGGTGGGATTTAATCACATGGGCTTTGCCGGTTTTGGCGGCGGCGGACTCGATCACATCCGGGTAAATGGTACCTTGGGCCAACCACTTCACTTCTTGTAATTTGGTCGCTTCAGTATCAAATACATCGATAAAGGTACCGCCAATGATTTTGCGTTTTTTCTCCGGGTCACTCACACCAGCAAGCTTGCCCAGGAACAGCTGTTCCGCATCCGCACGAATCACGCGCACACCCATGTTTTTGGCAAACATGTCCATCACCTGATCGCCTTCATTTTTGCGCAGCAATCCGTTATCCACAAACACACAGGTGAGCTGGTCGCCAATAGCACGGTGTAACAACGCTGCCACTACAGAAGAGTCTACCCCACCGGAAAGGCCCAGCAGCACTTTATCGGTACCGACTTGTTCGCGCACCTTTTTGATAGCGTCTTCTACAATATTGGCAGGGGTCCAGAGCTTTTCGCAGGCACAGAGTTGCAATACAAAGTGCTCAAACAAACGCTTGCCTTGCAAGGTATGGGTTACTTCCGGATGGAACTGCACACCGTAGAATTTTTTCGCCTCGTTATACATGCCGGCAATGGGGCAGGAGGGCGTAGACGCCATCAGTTCAAAACCTTCCGGCATTTTGGTGACTTTATCACCATGGCTCATCCACACATCCAGTAACGCAGAGCCATCCTGATCCACATGATCTTTAATATCCTGCAACAATGAGGACTGACCATGAGCCTTGATCTGTGCATAGCCGAATTCACGAATAGCGGAAGACTCTACCCAGCCCCCCATTTGCATCGCCATGGTTTGCATACCGTAGCAAATACCCAGGACAGGAACTCCCAGTGCAAATACCGCTTCAGGTGCTCGGGGTGCCTCCTCTTCCGTGGTAGATTCAGGACCGCCGGCGAGGATAATCCCACTGGGCTTATAAGCACGGATTTCATCGTCGCTCATATCCCAGGCGCGAATTTCCGAGAAAACACCGATTTCGCGTACGCGGCGCGCAATCAGTTGAGTGTATTGCGAGCCGAAATCCAGGATCAGAATTCGCTGGGCGTGTATATCGTGAGTCATGCTAGTTCCTGAGTAAAAAGAAAAAGGTTTCGCGGCTTAAATGAAAAACTCGGGCAAGCCCGAGTTTTTCGTGTTGCGGAGCAGTTGCTGATTAACGCCCGCCAATCGGATAGTTAGGTGCTTCTTTGGTGATCTGCACATCGTGCACATGGCTCTCGCCCATACCGGCAGCAGTGACACGCACAAACTCCGGCTTGGTACGCATGGATTCAAGGTCGGCACAGCCGGTATAGCCCATTGCTGAACGCACGCCTCCCATCATCTGGTGCACTATGGCTGCCAGTGGGCCTTTATAGGGCACCCGGCCTTCGATGCCTTCGGGTACCAGCTTTTCAGCGCCGGCGCTGGCATCCTGGAAATAACGATCACTGGAGCCTTGGGTTTGCGCCATAGCTCCCAGAGATCCCATACCCCGGTACGCCTTATAGGTGCGTCCCTGGTAGAGTTCGACTTCGCCCGGGGCTTCCTCGGTACCGGCAAACATGGAGCCCATCATCACCGCGTGGGCACCCGCGACTATGGCTTTTGCAATGTCACCCGAATAGCGAATACCACCGTCCGCGATGGCGGGAACCCCTGTACCTTTCAGTGCGGCAACTACATTGGCGATCGCAGAAATTTGCGGCACACCTACACCGGATACGATACGGGTAGTACAAATAGAACCGGGACCAATCCCGACCTTCACGGCATCAGCGCCCGCCTCTACCAGCGCCAGGGCTGCAGCACCGGTCGCAATATTGCCGCCAATCACTTGAACGTCGGGGTATTTGGTTTTAATGGCACGCACACGATCCAATACGTTTTTACTGTGGCCGTGGGCAGTATCCACCACCAGCACATCAACACCTGCTTCAACCAGCGCATCAACACGCGCATCGGTATCGCGGCTGGTGCCCACACTGGCACCGACACGCAGACGGCCCTCCGGGTCTTTGCACGCACTGGGGTATTTTTCGGCCTTGTTGATGTCCTTAACGGTAATCAGGCCACGCAGCTCGAACTTGTCGTTTACTACCAGCACTTTCTCAATGCGGTGTTTGTGCAACAAGTTGCGCACTTCTTCGGGAGTGAAGCCTTCCTTCACGGTGACCAGTTGGTTTTTGGGGGTCATGATGCTGGATACACTGGCATCCAGGTTGGTTTCAAAACGCACATCACGGCCAGTGACTATGCCCACCAGATCGCCCTTATGCAGCACAGGC from Cellvibrio japonicus Ueda107 includes:
- the guaB gene encoding IMP dehydrogenase gives rise to the protein MLRIVEEALTFDDVLLVPGLSEVTPKDVSLKTQLTRRIQLNIPLISAAMDTVTEARLAIAIAQEGGIGIIHKSMPIEQQAAEVRAVKKFEAGVVKDPITIDSEATIRELIALTRKNNISGVPVLHKGDLVGIVTGRDVRFETNLDASVSSIMTPKNQLVTVKEGFTPEEVRNLLHKHRIEKVLVVNDKFELRGLITVKDINKAEKYPSACKDPEGRLRVGASVGTSRDTDARVDALVEAGVDVLVVDTAHGHSKNVLDRVRAIKTKYPDVQVIGGNIATGAAALALVEAGADAVKVGIGPGSICTTRIVSGVGVPQISAIANVVAALKGTGVPAIADGGIRYSGDIAKAIVAGAHAVMMGSMFAGTEEAPGEVELYQGRTYKAYRGMGSLGAMAQTQGSSDRYFQDASAGAEKLVPEGIEGRVPYKGPLAAIVHQMMGGVRSAMGYTGCADLESMRTKPEFVRVTAAGMGESHVHDVQITKEAPNYPIGGR